AACCGAGGCCGAACTCGATACTCAGTCGCACAAGATGTTCACCGATTATTTTCTCACCACGGACGACATCCTGTGGTTCTGGGCGCATTACTTGCGCGGCCCCGCCGATCGCAAGGATCCGCGCGTCGCGCCCGCGCTCGCGAAGAGCTTCAAGGGCCTTCCGCCTGCGCTGATCATCACCGCCGAGTTCGATCCGCTGCGCGACGAGGGCGAGGCCTATGGCGAAAAACTTCGCAAAGCCGGCGTGCCCGTCACCGTGTCGCGCTACCAGGGGATGGTGCACGGATTCGTCTCGATGTACGACGCGCTGGACAAGGGCAAGCAGGCGATCGACGAGTCGGCGGCGGCGCTCCGCAAAGTATTCAGCAGGTAAGCGTCACCACTGCTCGTAATGCACTGCGCGGCGTTCGTAGCCGGCGCCGCGCAACAGATCGCGCAGTGCGGTGACGATCTTGCCGACGCCGCAGATGTAGAACTGGCGCGTGCGATCGGCGTCGGCATCCACCCAGCGTCGCTGCGCAAGTTCGAACAATCGATCCTCGATCGATTCCGACGGCGCGATCACCGGCTCGAACGTGAAGTCACGCTGGCTTTGCGCAAACGCGTCGAGTTCAGTTCGATAAAGGAGGTGCTCTTCATCCGGCGCCGCGTAAATCAGATGCATTTTCGGGATCGATTCCGACGCGAGCGCGCGTTTCAGCATCGGCCGGATCGGAGCGATCGCGGTGCCTTCCGCGATCAAGCCGACTTCGACTGGCGGCGCCTTTTCCATCGTGAAGGCGCCGAACGGGCCCGCGAATTCGAACGTATCGCCGACGCGCCGCTCGAATAGCCACGCGACGCCGCGCCCGCCAGGCACGCGGTTGAAGCAAATCTCGAAGCTCGCGCCCTCCCCGGGACTCGACGCGATCGTGTACGGCCGCGTGCGAACTTCGTCACCCAGCGGGATCGTGATCGAAATGAAATGACCCGGTGCAAATCGGAGCCGCGCTCCATCGACGCGCGCGAGAAACAGCGATCGCGTGTCGGAGGCGTGATCGAAAATTCGCTCCACGCGCGCCATCAGCTTCGCGCGGCCCCCCGCCGGCTGCGCGCCGCTCATTCCTCGACCGCCTCACTGACCTGGTTGATCGTGTAGCGCGGAATCAGCACGGTGATTTCCGCGTCAGGATCTTCGATCACCGCCTGGCATCCGAGCCGCGAGCTCGGCGTCAGTCCCGGCGCCTTGTCGAGCAAGTCCTCTTCCTGTTCGCTCGCCTCGCCCAGCTTGTTGAAGCCCTGCTTGACGATCACGTGACAGGTCGTGCAGGCGCAATTGCCGCCGCAAGCGTGCTCGAGATGCAGCTTGTGGCCGAGCATCACGTCGAGGATCGAGCCGGGTTTGCCGTCATGATGAAACGGCGCTTTCGCCGGATCGAACTCGATAACGCGCTCAGGGTCGCCGTTCTCGTACTGAATTCGCAGTTTAGCCATTTCGGATCTGTACAGTTCACAGTATTAGTTGCGCGGAGATGGCGAAACTGTGTCTCCCGTCAGGTCGATTTTGCAGTTGC
The nucleotide sequence above comes from Candidatus Binatus sp.. Encoded proteins:
- a CDS encoding ferredoxin--NADP reductase codes for the protein MSGAQPAGGRAKLMARVERIFDHASDTRSLFLARVDGARLRFAPGHFISITIPLGDEVRTRPYTIASSPGEGASFEICFNRVPGGRGVAWLFERRVGDTFEFAGPFGAFTMEKAPPVEVGLIAEGTAIAPIRPMLKRALASESIPKMHLIYAAPDEEHLLYRTELDAFAQSQRDFTFEPVIAPSESIEDRLFELAQRRWVDADADRTRQFYICGVGKIVTALRDLLRGAGYERRAVHYEQW
- a CDS encoding 2Fe-2S iron-sulfur cluster-binding protein, whose amino-acid sequence is MAKLRIQYENGDPERVIEFDPAKAPFHHDGKPGSILDVMLGHKLHLEHACGGNCACTTCHVIVKQGFNKLGEASEQEEDLLDKAPGLTPSSRLGCQAVIEDPDAEITVLIPRYTINQVSEAVEE